The Thalassotalea agarivorans region GTAATTGCGATGCGCTTATCCTCCATGTAGAGGGTGTAAGCGACGAATACATGATAGAGCTTTCAAAAGGTAAGGTGCCTGTTTATTTAGTTGGCCGAAATATTGAGCAGATTAGTGAAAACTGTATTAGCTTGGACAATGAATACGGCGGTTATTTAGCTACCACAAGCATCTTGGCACAAGGCCACAAAGAAATCGCCTATATCGCTGGGCAACAATTCAAACCTGATGCAATAGAGCGTTTCGCAGGCCATAAAAAAGCGTTAAGTGAAGCAGGTGTAGAATTGAATCAGTCACTATTTTTCGAAGGGGACTTCAAAGAAACCGGTGGTGCAGCAGGCATTAAAGCATTATTAGCAACGGGCATACCTTTTACTGCACTTGTCTGTGCCAATGACGAAATGGCATCAGGCGCAATGAAATACGCGCGAGAACATGGCATAGACTTACCAAAAGACCTGTCAATTATTGGCTTTGATAATGTGATTTTTGCCAATTACCTTTATCCTAAACTTACCACTGTAGAATATCCCATTTTTGAAATGGGACAAATGGGAGCCAAACTCGCTTTGCGCGAGGTCTATGGCAAACAAGATGTCTACGTGAAGCAAGTTTTTTCTCCTCAATTGAAGATGCGAGACTCTACTTTACCTGTGTAAAGTTTGTGGATGTACATAAAACTGTACTAATGAGCTTCTAGAACCCCATATTTGCACCTATTGCTTGCTTTTTCCCCTAAAACTGCTTTGTTATACTCACGGCAATTAATGTGAATAATAACAAGGCATCCTTATGGCTTTAAACGAAACGCACGACCTGTCATTGACCTCATGGGTGACAAGTGCCAATGATTCAGCAACAGATTTTCCAATCCAAAACCTACCTGTAGCGAGCTTTCGTGTAGCAGGCAGCGAACAATCTTTTCGCGGCGGCGTCGCCATCGGCGACCAAATTGTTGACCTACAGCAACTTGCTGAAAAATCAATTTTTGTAGGTCTTGCTCAAGATGCGCTTTTAGCTTGCAGTCAGGAAGATTTGAATGATTTTATGGCGATGGGAAGCCAAGCTTGGTCTGCGCTAAGGCTAGCACTTTCTAAAGCGCTACGCAGCGACGCACCTGAGCAAGACATTATTGCTAGTTGCCTTGTTGCACAAACAGATGCTGAGTTTAAATTGCCTTGTACAATTGGTGATTACACTGATTTCTATACCTCGATTTATCATGCTACTAGCGTTGGCAAATTATTCCGTCCAGACAACCCATTGTTGCCTAACTACAAATGGGTACCGATTGGTTATCATGGCCGATCTTCATCTAT contains the following coding sequences:
- a CDS encoding LacI family DNA-binding transcriptional regulator translates to MATIYEVSKLANVSLATVSRVMNGNTKVSDKTREKVLSAMRELGYRPNATARSLASNRTDTVGVLVSELNGAFFGEMMAGIEQELRLADKHVIITTGHSEEEKEKDGIEFLLSRNCDALILHVEGVSDEYMIELSKGKVPVYLVGRNIEQISENCISLDNEYGGYLATTSILAQGHKEIAYIAGQQFKPDAIERFAGHKKALSEAGVELNQSLFFEGDFKETGGAAGIKALLATGIPFTALVCANDEMASGAMKYAREHGIDLPKDLSIIGFDNVIFANYLYPKLTTVEYPIFEMGQMGAKLALREVYGKQDVYVKQVFSPQLKMRDSTLPV